One Pseudomonas abieticivorans genomic region harbors:
- the treS gene encoding maltose alpha-D-glucosyltransferase has protein sequence MTTPDKDYIQWLVDQSMLNAAKQRAKTYSGQARLWQRPFAEARPRDATAIASVWFTAYPASIITREGGSVLEALGDEKLWHALSEVGIQGIHNGPLKLSGGLQGRKRTPSVDGNFDRMSFDIDPSLGSEAEMLMLSRVAAAHNAVVIDDTIPSHTGKGADFRLAEMAYEDYPGLYHMVEIKEEDWPLLPEVPKGRDAVNLLPDTVDLLKAKHYIVGQLQRVIFFEPGVKETDWSVTPVVVGVDGKARRWVYLHYFKEGQPSLNWLDPTFAAQQMIIGDALHAIDIMGARILRLDANGFLGVERRAEGNAWSESHPLSVNGNQLLGGAIRKAGGFSFQELNLTIDDIAAMSKGGADLSYDFITRPAYQHALLTGNTEFLRLMLRQVHAFGIDPASLIHALQNHDELTLELVHFWTLHAHDNYLYMGQTFPGNILREHIREEMYERLAGEHAPYNLKFVTNGVSCTTASIITAALGIRDLDAITEADVRQIQHIHILLVMYNAMQPGVFALSGWDLVGALPLPAEQVAHLMQDGDTRWIHRGAYDLVDLDPTCELSAGGMPRPKTLYGSLSEQLLNPDSFASQLKKILAVRRAYDIAASRQILIADVQHPGLLVLVHELPAGKGTQITALNFSNTALVETLHLPDIAPGPVVDIINERVEGDLSENGEFTISLDPYEGLALRVVSSTPL, from the coding sequence ATGACAACACCGGACAAGGACTACATCCAGTGGCTGGTCGACCAGTCGATGCTCAACGCCGCCAAGCAGCGCGCCAAAACCTACTCCGGCCAGGCGCGGCTCTGGCAGCGGCCCTTCGCCGAAGCTCGCCCTCGGGACGCCACGGCCATTGCCTCGGTGTGGTTCACGGCCTATCCCGCCTCGATCATCACCCGCGAAGGCGGCTCGGTGCTCGAAGCCCTGGGCGATGAAAAGCTCTGGCACGCACTGTCCGAAGTCGGCATCCAGGGCATCCACAACGGCCCGCTGAAACTCTCCGGTGGCCTGCAAGGGCGCAAACGCACGCCCAGCGTGGACGGCAACTTCGACCGCATGAGCTTCGACATCGACCCCTCCTTGGGCAGCGAAGCAGAAATGCTCATGCTCAGCCGGGTCGCCGCGGCGCACAACGCCGTGGTCATCGACGACACCATTCCGTCCCACACGGGCAAGGGCGCGGACTTTCGCTTGGCCGAGATGGCCTACGAGGACTATCCCGGCCTGTATCACATGGTCGAGATCAAGGAAGAAGACTGGCCCCTGTTGCCCGAGGTGCCCAAGGGCCGCGATGCAGTCAACCTGCTGCCTGACACGGTCGACCTGCTCAAGGCCAAGCACTACATCGTGGGTCAACTACAGCGGGTGATCTTCTTCGAGCCCGGCGTCAAGGAAACCGACTGGAGCGTCACCCCAGTGGTGGTCGGCGTCGACGGCAAGGCGCGGCGCTGGGTGTACCTGCACTACTTCAAGGAAGGCCAACCGTCGCTCAATTGGTTGGACCCAACCTTTGCCGCGCAACAGATGATCATCGGCGATGCCCTGCACGCGATCGATATCATGGGCGCGCGCATCCTGCGCCTGGACGCCAACGGTTTTCTGGGCGTGGAGCGCCGTGCCGAAGGCAATGCCTGGTCCGAGAGCCACCCGCTGTCGGTCAACGGCAACCAATTGCTCGGCGGGGCGATCCGCAAGGCCGGGGGCTTCAGTTTCCAGGAGCTCAACCTGACCATCGACGACATCGCCGCCATGTCCAAGGGCGGCGCCGACCTGTCCTACGACTTCATTACCCGCCCGGCCTACCAGCACGCGCTGTTGACCGGTAACACCGAATTCCTGCGGCTGATGCTGCGCCAGGTGCACGCCTTTGGCATCGACCCGGCCTCTCTGATCCATGCCCTGCAAAACCATGACGAGCTGACCCTGGAACTGGTGCACTTCTGGACGTTGCACGCCCACGATAATTACCTGTACATGGGCCAGACCTTCCCCGGCAACATCCTGCGCGAGCACATCCGCGAAGAGATGTACGAGCGCCTGGCCGGCGAGCACGCGCCCTACAACCTGAAGTTCGTGACCAACGGCGTGTCGTGCACCACGGCCAGCATCATCACCGCCGCCTTGGGTATTCGCGACCTGGACGCCATCACCGAGGCCGACGTGCGGCAGATCCAGCACATCCATATTCTGCTGGTGATGTACAACGCCATGCAGCCCGGGGTGTTCGCGCTGTCTGGCTGGGATTTGGTCGGCGCCTTGCCGCTGCCCGCCGAGCAGGTGGCGCACCTGATGCAGGACGGCGACACGCGCTGGATTCATCGCGGCGCCTATGACTTGGTCGACCTGGACCCGACGTGCGAGTTGTCCGCAGGCGGCATGCCGCGGCCGAAGACGCTGTATGGCAGCCTGAGCGAGCAATTGCTGAACCCCGACTCGTTTGCCTCGCAACTGAAGAAGATCCTCGCGGTGCGCCGTGCCTACGATATCGCGGCCAGCCGGCAGATCCTGATTGCGGACGTGCAACACCCAGGCTTGCTGGTGCTGGTGCACGAATTGCCCGCCGGCAAGGGGACGCAAATCACGGCCTTGAACTTCAGTAACACCGCGCTGGTAGAAACCCTGCATCTGCCAGACATCGCGCCGGGGCCAGTGGTGGACATCATCAACGAACGGGTCGAGGGCGACCTGAGCGAGAATGGCGAGTTCACCATCAGCCTGGACCCATATGAGGGCCTGGCGTTGCGGGTCGTCAGCAGCACACCGTTGTAA
- the smc gene encoding chromosome segregation protein SMC → MRLKCIKLAGFKSFVDPTTVNFPSNMAAVVGPNGCGKSNIIDAVRWVMGESSAKNLRGESMTDVIFNGSTSRKPVSQASIELVFDNADSTLVGEYAAYAEISIRRKVTRDSQNTYYLNGTKCRRRDITDIFLGTGLGPRSYSIIEQGMISKLIEAKPEDLRNFIEEAAGISKYKERRRETETRIRRTHENLERLTDLREELERQLERLHRQAQAAEKYQEYKGEERQLKAQLSALRWQALNEQVAQREAVIGNQEVSFEALVADQRNADASIERLRDGHHDLSERFNLVQGRFYSVGGDIARNEQSIQHGQQRLRQLQEDLAEAERSRLETESHLGLDRTLLATLGEELQMLAPEQEMTSAAAEEAAAALEESESTMHGWQEQWDTFNQRSAEPRRQAEVQQSRIQQLETSLERLAERQRRQAEELALLAADPEDAAILELSEQLAGSDLLIEELQLGEEQLIEGLEQVRQHLQQATTGQQQAQGELQRLNGRLASLEALQQAALDPGTGTAQWLRDQQLEQRPRLAEGLRVEAGWELAVETVLGADLQAVLVDDFNGLDLQGFEQGELRLLNPSADGTRIAGSLLDKVDSPVDMSPWLGQVKPVETLDAALAGRHLLAAGESLISRDGYWVGRHFLRVSRASDAQSGVLARALELENLNLERDEREAALATLEEQLQHLREQQQQQEEHREQLRRQLQEEARQQGELKAQLSAGKAKVEQLTLRRRRLDEELAELGEQRALEHEELGESRLQLQDALDAMAIDNEQRELLMAQRDSLRERLDQVRQDARQHKDHAHQLAVRLGSLRAQHDSTRQALERLEMQAERLSEKREQLSLNLEEGEAPLEELRLKLEELLERRMAVDEEMRLAKAALEDADSELREAEKRRTQAEQQSMLIRGQLEQHRMEWQALSVRRTALQEQLHEDGYDLHGVLATLDALANEKEAEEELERINARIQRLGAINLAAIDEYQQQSERKRYLDAQNDDLVEALDTLENVIRKIDKETRNRFKDTFDQINAGIQALFPKVFGGGSAYLELTGEDLLDTGVTIMARPPGKKNSTIHLLSGGEKALTALALVFSIFQLNPAPFCMLDEVDAPLDDANVGRYARLVKEMSQTVQFIYITHNKIAMEMADQLMGVTMHEPGCSRLVAVDVEEAMAMVDA, encoded by the coding sequence GTGCGGCTCAAGTGCATTAAGCTGGCGGGGTTCAAGTCCTTCGTCGACCCCACCACGGTGAACTTCCCCAGCAACATGGCGGCAGTGGTGGGGCCCAATGGCTGCGGCAAGTCCAACATCATCGACGCCGTGCGCTGGGTGATGGGCGAAAGCTCGGCCAAGAACCTGCGCGGCGAGTCGATGACCGACGTCATCTTCAACGGCTCCACCAGCCGCAAGCCGGTGAGCCAGGCGAGCATCGAACTGGTGTTCGACAACGCCGACAGCACGCTGGTGGGCGAGTACGCCGCCTACGCTGAAATTTCCATCCGCCGCAAGGTGACCCGCGACAGCCAGAACACTTATTACCTGAACGGCACCAAGTGCCGTCGGCGCGACATCACCGATATCTTCCTGGGCACCGGCCTGGGCCCGCGCAGCTACTCGATCATCGAGCAGGGCATGATCAGCAAGTTGATCGAGGCCAAACCCGAGGATTTGCGCAATTTCATCGAAGAGGCGGCAGGCATCTCCAAGTACAAGGAGCGCCGCCGCGAGACCGAGACGCGCATCCGCCGCACCCACGAGAACCTGGAGCGCCTGACCGACTTGCGCGAGGAGCTGGAGCGCCAGCTCGAACGCCTGCACCGCCAAGCCCAGGCTGCCGAGAAATACCAGGAATACAAAGGCGAGGAGCGCCAGCTCAAGGCGCAATTGTCTGCCCTGCGCTGGCAGGCCCTGAATGAGCAGGTGGCCCAGCGCGAAGCGGTCATCGGCAACCAGGAAGTCAGTTTCGAAGCCCTGGTGGCCGACCAGCGCAACGCCGATGCCAGCATCGAGCGCCTGCGTGACGGCCACCATGACCTGTCCGAGCGGTTCAACCTGGTGCAGGGGCGCTTCTATTCGGTGGGTGGCGACATCGCCCGCAACGAGCAAAGCATCCAGCACGGCCAGCAGCGTTTGCGCCAGTTGCAGGAAGACCTGGCCGAAGCCGAGCGCTCGCGCCTGGAAACCGAATCGCACCTGGGGCTGGACCGCACCTTGCTGGCCACCCTGGGCGAAGAGCTGCAAATGCTGGCGCCCGAGCAGGAAATGACCAGCGCCGCCGCCGAAGAAGCCGCCGCCGCCCTGGAAGAATCCGAAAGCACCATGCACGGCTGGCAAGAGCAGTGGGACACCTTTAACCAGCGCTCCGCCGAGCCGCGGCGCCAGGCCGAAGTGCAGCAGTCGCGCATCCAGCAGCTGGAAACCAGCCTGGAGCGCCTGGCCGAGCGCCAACGCCGCCAGGCCGAAGAACTCGCCCTGCTGGCCGCCGACCCGGAAGACGCGGCGATTCTGGAATTGAGCGAGCAACTGGCCGGCAGCGACCTGCTGATCGAAGAGTTGCAGCTTGGCGAAGAACAACTGATCGAAGGCCTGGAGCAGGTGCGCCAGCACCTGCAACAGGCCACCACCGGCCAGCAACAGGCCCAGGGCGAACTGCAGCGGCTCAACGGTCGGCTGGCGTCCCTGGAGGCCTTGCAGCAAGCCGCGCTGGACCCCGGCACCGGCACTGCCCAATGGCTGCGTGACCAGCAGCTGGAACAACGCCCGCGCCTGGCCGAAGGCTTGCGCGTGGAAGCGGGCTGGGAACTGGCGGTAGAAACCGTGCTGGGCGCCGACCTGCAAGCGGTGCTGGTGGACGATTTCAATGGCCTTGACCTGCAAGGCTTCGAGCAAGGCGAACTGCGCCTGCTCAACCCCTCGGCAGACGGCACGCGCATCGCCGGCAGCCTGCTGGACAAGGTCGACAGCCCGGTGGACATGTCGCCGTGGCTGGGGCAGGTCAAGCCAGTGGAAACCCTGGACGCCGCCCTGGCCGGCCGCCACCTGCTGGCCGCCGGCGAAAGCCTGATCAGCCGGGACGGCTACTGGGTGGGCCGGCACTTTTTGCGTGTGAGCCGCGCCAGCGATGCGCAGAGCGGCGTGCTGGCCCGCGCCCTGGAACTGGAAAACCTCAACCTTGAGCGTGATGAGCGCGAAGCCGCGCTGGCCACCCTTGAGGAGCAACTGCAGCACCTGCGCGAGCAGCAACAGCAGCAAGAAGAGCACCGCGAACAGCTGCGCCGCCAGTTGCAGGAAGAGGCCCGCCAGCAGGGCGAGCTCAAGGCCCAGCTGTCGGCGGGCAAGGCCAAGGTCGAGCAACTGACCCTGCGCCGCCGGCGCCTGGACGAAGAGCTGGCCGAACTGGGTGAGCAGCGCGCGCTGGAGCACGAAGAGCTCGGCGAATCGCGCCTGCAACTGCAGGACGCCCTGGACGCCATGGCCATCGACAACGAGCAGCGCGAGCTGCTCATGGCCCAGCGCGACAGCTTGCGCGAGCGCCTGGACCAAGTGCGCCAGGACGCCCGCCAGCATAAAGACCACGCCCACCAACTGGCCGTGCGCCTGGGCTCCTTGCGCGCCCAGCACGATTCCACCCGCCAGGCGCTGGAGCGCCTGGAAATGCAGGCCGAGCGCCTGAGCGAGAAGCGCGAGCAGTTGTCGCTCAACCTTGAAGAGGGCGAGGCGCCGCTGGAAGAGCTGCGCCTCAAGCTTGAAGAGTTGCTGGAACGGCGCATGGCCGTGGACGAGGAAATGCGGCTGGCCAAGGCGGCGCTGGAAGACGCCGACAGCGAGTTGCGCGAGGCGGAAAAGCGCCGCACCCAGGCCGAGCAGCAATCGATGCTGATTCGTGGCCAGTTGGAGCAGCACCGCATGGAGTGGCAAGCCCTGAGCGTGCGCCGCACCGCCTTGCAGGAGCAATTGCACGAAGACGGCTACGACTTGCACGGCGTGCTTGCCACCCTCGATGCCCTGGCCAACGAGAAAGAAGCCGAGGAAGAATTGGAACGCATCAACGCGCGCATTCAGCGCCTGGGTGCGATCAACCTGGCCGCCATCGACGAATATCAGCAGCAGTCCGAGCGCAAGCGTTACCTGGACGCGCAAAATGATGACCTGGTGGAGGCCCTGGACACGCTGGAAAACGTCATCCGCAAGATCGACAAAGAAACGCGAAACCGTTTCAAAGACACCTTTGATCAGATAAATGCCGGAATCCAGGCACTTTTTCCAAAAGTTTTCGGTGGCGGCAGCGCCTACTTGGAACTGACGGGCGAAGATTTACTCGATACAGGGGTAACGATCATGGCGCGACCGCCTGGCAAGAAGAACAGCACCATTCATTTGCTCTCCGGTGGAGAGAAAGCCCTGACCGCCTTGGCCTTGGTTTTTTCCATCTTTCAACTGAATCCGGCGCCGTTCTGCATGCTCGACGAAGTTGACGCGCCACTGGATGACGCTAACGTTGGACGCTACGCACGGCTGGTGAAGGAAATGTCCCAAACGGTTCAATTTATCTACATCACCCACAACAAGATCGCCATGGAAATGGCCGATCAGCTGATGGGGGTGACCATGCACGAGCCTGGTTGTTCACGCCTGGTAGCGGTAGACGTGGAGGAGGCGATGGCAATGGTTGATGCCTGA
- the ligA gene encoding NAD-dependent DNA ligase LigA gives MNAAQRILELRAELDLHNYRYHVLDEPSIPDAEYDRLFRELKALEAEHPELVTPDSPTQRVGNVALGAFSQVRHEVPMLSLGNAFEEADMHEFDRRVTEGLDLPVGDLFGGGAEVHYSCEPKLDGLAVSLLYQDGQLVRGATRGDGTTGEDISVNVRTIRNIPLKLHGSGWPATLEVRGEVFMSKAGFEKLNATQMEQGAKTFANPRNAAAGSLRQLDSKITASRPLEFCCYGLGQVSENIADTHIGNLEKLKTWGMPISRELKLAKNIGECLDYYHDIGARRNDLPYEIDGVVFKVNSLASQRELGFRAREPRWAIAHKFPAMEEMTELLDVEFQVGRTGAVTPVARLKPVKVAGVTVANATLHNMDEVARLGLMIGDSVIIRRAGDVIPQVMQVVLERRPENARPVHIPESCPVCGSHVERTQLVKRSKGKETVSEGAVYRCVGRLACGAQLKQAIIHFVSRRAMDIEGLGEKSVEQLVDEGLVASPADLYTLKFDDIVDLEGFAKLSTENLLQAIADSKRPSLARFIYALGIPDVGEETAKVLARSLGSLARIMVALPQVLTYLPDVGLEVAFEIHSFFEDAHNRTVIQQLLERGLDLQDQGDVHPEYAASTTLAGMIAKLDISSVGPTGAEKLVSKLDSLDKIIAADGIDLRQALTTKQAEAVREYFKVPENAARAKAVEQQLKDFGMHWACEKKRVEGLPLAGQTWVLTGSLERMSRDIAKDKLEGLGAKVAGSVSAKTYCVVAGPGAGSKLTKANELGLKVLDEDAFIDFLAGHGIHA, from the coding sequence ATGAATGCCGCCCAACGGATCCTCGAACTTCGCGCCGAACTGGATCTGCACAACTACCGCTATCACGTACTCGACGAGCCGAGCATCCCGGATGCCGAATACGACCGCCTGTTCCGCGAGCTCAAGGCCCTGGAAGCCGAGCACCCGGAGCTGGTGACACCTGACTCGCCCACCCAGCGCGTCGGCAACGTCGCCTTGGGTGCCTTCAGCCAGGTGCGCCATGAAGTGCCAATGCTCAGCCTGGGCAACGCCTTCGAGGAGGCGGACATGCACGAGTTCGATCGCCGCGTCACCGAAGGTCTGGACCTGCCGGTGGGCGATCTGTTCGGCGGCGGCGCCGAGGTGCACTACAGCTGCGAGCCTAAGCTCGACGGCCTGGCCGTGAGTTTGCTGTACCAGGACGGCCAACTGGTGCGCGGCGCTACCCGTGGCGACGGCACCACCGGCGAAGACATCAGCGTCAACGTGCGCACCATCCGCAACATCCCGCTCAAGCTGCACGGCAGCGGCTGGCCTGCCACCCTGGAAGTGCGCGGCGAAGTGTTCATGTCCAAGGCCGGTTTCGAGAAGCTCAACGCCACGCAGATGGAGCAGGGCGCCAAGACCTTCGCCAACCCGCGCAACGCCGCCGCCGGCAGCCTGCGCCAGCTGGACTCGAAAATCACCGCCAGCCGCCCGCTGGAATTTTGCTGCTATGGCCTGGGCCAGGTCTCGGAAAACATCGCCGACACCCACATCGGCAACCTGGAAAAGCTCAAGACCTGGGGCATGCCCATCAGCCGCGAGTTGAAACTGGCGAAGAACATCGGCGAGTGCCTGGATTACTACCACGACATCGGTGCGCGGCGTAATGACCTGCCGTACGAGATCGACGGCGTGGTATTCAAGGTCAACAGCCTGGCTTCCCAGCGTGAGCTGGGCTTTCGCGCGCGTGAGCCGCGCTGGGCCATCGCCCACAAATTCCCGGCCATGGAAGAAATGACCGAGCTGTTGGACGTCGAGTTCCAGGTGGGCCGTACCGGCGCGGTAACGCCCGTGGCGCGCTTGAAGCCGGTCAAGGTGGCGGGCGTGACCGTGGCCAATGCCACCTTGCACAACATGGACGAAGTGGCGCGCCTGGGCCTGATGATCGGCGACTCGGTGATCATCCGCCGCGCCGGTGACGTGATCCCCCAGGTGATGCAAGTGGTGCTCGAACGCCGCCCGGAAAACGCCCGCCCCGTGCACATTCCCGAAAGCTGCCCAGTGTGCGGCTCCCACGTGGAGCGCACCCAGTTGGTCAAGCGCAGCAAGGGCAAGGAAACCGTCAGCGAAGGCGCGGTGTACCGCTGTGTCGGCCGCCTGGCCTGCGGTGCACAGCTCAAGCAGGCGATCATCCACTTCGTTTCACGCCGCGCCATGGACATCGAAGGCCTGGGCGAGAAAAGCGTCGAGCAACTGGTGGACGAAGGCCTGGTGGCATCGCCGGCCGACCTGTACACCTTGAAGTTCGACGACATCGTCGACCTGGAAGGCTTTGCCAAGCTGTCCACCGAAAACCTGCTGCAGGCCATTGCCGACAGCAAGCGCCCCAGCCTGGCACGCTTCATCTATGCTCTGGGCATCCCGGACGTGGGCGAAGAGACGGCCAAGGTGCTGGCGCGCTCCCTGGGCTCGCTTGCACGCATCATGGTGGCCTTGCCCCAGGTGCTCACCTACCTGCCGGATGTCGGCCTGGAAGTGGCGTTCGAGATCCACAGCTTTTTCGAGGATGCGCACAACCGCACCGTGATCCAGCAACTGCTGGAGCGCGGCCTGGACCTGCAAGACCAGGGCGACGTGCACCCCGAATACGCCGCCAGCACCACCCTGGCCGGCATGATCGCCAAGCTGGACATCAGCTCCGTGGGGCCCACGGGCGCCGAGAAGCTGGTGAGCAAGCTCGACAGCCTGGACAAAATTATCGCCGCCGATGGCATCGACCTGCGCCAGGCATTGACTACCAAGCAGGCGGAGGCGGTGCGCGAATACTTCAAGGTGCCCGAGAACGCCGCGCGGGCCAAGGCCGTCGAGCAGCAGCTGAAAGACTTCGGCATGCACTGGGCCTGCGAAAAGAAGCGGGTGGAAGGCTTGCCACTGGCGGGCCAGACATGGGTGCTGACCGGCTCCCTGGAGCGCATGAGCCGCGACATCGCCAAGGACAAGCTCGAAGGGCTGGGGGCGAAAGTGGCCGGTTCCGTGTCGGCCAAGACCTACTGCGTGGTGGCGGGGCCGGGTGCAGGCTCCAAGTTGACCAAGGCCAACGAGCTGGGTTTGAAAGTGCTGGACGAGGACGCGTTCATCGATTTCCTGGCAGGCCACGGCATCCACGCCTGA
- a CDS encoding GntR family transcriptional regulator has product MTFKAPDSLSEQIAHYLADRIIRGELKPGERIQELKVTQSLNVSRGSVREALLILERRHLIVILPRRGAQVTVLDEHNVQSLCTLMSEMYILLGNAVAERWKVQADLAPFLVIQQRLKVSLQRQDINAFVDDSFNVMRAAFPFAHNPYLQETVENLQPAMSRNYYLALELRKASMDEYLAHFDELLAAVVARDLAQVRLVLTAYCQRSCELVVAALKAR; this is encoded by the coding sequence ATGACGTTCAAGGCGCCGGACAGCCTCTCCGAGCAAATTGCCCATTACCTCGCCGACCGCATCATCCGCGGCGAGCTCAAACCCGGTGAGCGCATTCAGGAACTGAAGGTCACCCAGTCCCTGAACGTCAGCCGAGGTTCGGTGCGCGAGGCCTTGCTGATCCTTGAACGTCGGCACCTGATCGTCATCCTGCCGCGCCGTGGTGCCCAGGTGACCGTGCTCGACGAGCACAACGTGCAAAGCCTGTGCACCCTGATGAGCGAGATGTACATATTGCTGGGCAACGCCGTGGCCGAACGCTGGAAGGTCCAGGCAGACCTGGCCCCGTTCCTGGTCATCCAGCAACGCCTCAAGGTCAGCCTGCAGCGCCAGGACATCAACGCCTTCGTCGACGACAGCTTCAACGTGATGCGCGCCGCGTTCCCGTTCGCCCATAACCCGTACCTGCAGGAAACCGTGGAAAACCTGCAGCCGGCCATGAGCCGCAACTACTACCTGGCGCTGGAGCTGCGCAAGGCGTCGATGGACGAATACCTGGCGCACTTCGACGAGCTGCTGGCGGCGGTGGTTGCGCGCGACCTGGCGCAAGTGCGCCTGGTACTGACTGCGTACTGCCAGCGCAGCTGCGAGCTGGTCGTCGCGGCCCTGAAGGCGCGCTGA
- the xdhA gene encoding xanthine dehydrogenase small subunit, producing MIQFLLNRELRSEHALDPNLTVLQYLREHLGKPGTKEGCASGDCGACTVVVGELQTDANGHDSLRYRSLNSCLTFVSSLHGKQLISVEDLKHKGQLHSVQQAMVDCHGSQCGFCTPGFVMSLFALQKNSADADVHQAQEALAGNLCRCTGYRPILAAAEQSCCQATRAPDQFDSAQADTIAQLKAIAPSETGELNSGDKRCLVPLTIGDLADLYGSHPEARLLAGGTDLALEVTQFHRTLPVMIYVGNVAELKRIEHLDDHIEIGAATPLTDCYGALSAEYPDFGELLHRFASLQIRNQGTLGGNIGNASPIGDSPPLLIALGAQIVLRKGDSTRTLALEDYFIDYRITARQESEFIEKVIVPRASAKRAFRAYKVSKRLDDDISAVCAAFSLQVEQGLITDARAAFGGMAAIPKRAKACEAALVGKAWNNATLEAACAALADDFSPLSDFRASKEYRLLSAQNLLRKYFIELQTPHIETRVTAYV from the coding sequence GTGATCCAGTTTCTACTCAATCGGGAATTGCGCAGTGAGCATGCCCTGGACCCGAACCTGACCGTGCTGCAGTACCTGCGCGAGCACCTGGGCAAGCCCGGCACCAAGGAAGGCTGCGCCAGCGGCGACTGCGGCGCCTGCACCGTGGTGGTGGGCGAATTGCAGACCGATGCAAACGGTCACGACAGCCTGCGCTACCGCAGCCTGAACTCCTGCCTCACGTTTGTCTCCTCGCTGCACGGCAAACAGTTGATCAGCGTTGAAGACCTCAAGCACAAGGGCCAGTTGCACAGCGTGCAGCAGGCCATGGTCGACTGCCACGGTTCGCAGTGCGGCTTCTGCACCCCAGGTTTTGTGATGTCGTTGTTCGCCCTGCAAAAAAACAGCGCTGACGCCGACGTGCACCAAGCCCAGGAAGCATTGGCCGGCAACCTGTGCCGCTGCACCGGCTACCGCCCGATCCTGGCCGCCGCCGAGCAGTCCTGCTGCCAGGCTACGCGCGCCCCCGACCAGTTCGACAGCGCCCAGGCCGACACCATTGCCCAGCTCAAGGCCATCGCGCCCAGTGAAACCGGCGAACTGAACAGTGGCGACAAGCGCTGCCTGGTGCCGCTGACCATCGGCGACCTGGCCGACCTGTACGGCTCGCACCCCGAAGCCCGGCTGCTGGCCGGCGGCACCGACCTGGCCCTGGAAGTGACGCAGTTCCACCGTACCCTGCCGGTCATGATCTACGTGGGCAACGTGGCCGAACTCAAGCGCATCGAGCACTTGGACGACCATATCGAGATTGGCGCCGCCACCCCGCTCACCGATTGCTACGGCGCGCTGAGCGCCGAGTACCCAGACTTCGGCGAGCTGTTGCACCGCTTCGCCAGCCTGCAGATCCGCAACCAGGGCACCCTGGGCGGCAACATCGGCAACGCCTCGCCCATCGGCGACTCGCCGCCCCTGCTGATCGCCCTGGGCGCGCAGATCGTGCTGCGCAAAGGCGACAGCACGCGCACCCTGGCCCTGGAAGACTATTTCATCGACTACCGCATCACCGCCCGCCAGGAAAGTGAGTTCATCGAGAAGGTCATCGTGCCGCGCGCAAGCGCCAAACGGGCGTTCCGCGCCTACAAGGTGTCCAAGCGCCTGGACGACGACATCTCGGCGGTGTGCGCAGCTTTCAGCCTGCAAGTGGAGCAAGGGCTGATCACCGACGCCCGCGCGGCCTTCGGTGGCATGGCCGCCATCCCCAAGCGGGCCAAGGCCTGCGAAGCGGCGCTGGTCGGCAAGGCGTGGAACAACGCCACCCTGGAGGCCGCCTGCGCCGCCCTGGCCGACGATTTCAGCCCGCTCTCGGATTTCCGTGCCAGCAAGGAATACCGCTTGCTGAGCGCGCAGAACCTGCTGCGCAAATACTTCATCGAACTGCAAACGCCGCACATCGAGACTCGGGTGACCGCTTATGTCTAA
- the zipA gene encoding cell division protein ZipA, with amino-acid sequence MEIGLREWLIVIGIIVIAGILFDGWRRMRGGKGKLKFRLDRSLSNLPDEEPGAEVLGPSRVLDDHVEPKLDEHDLPSMSAPAREPKRGKKDKHAEPSKGDMNLKLDLDEPSLFTGRDDDFADDAKAPSFNSAGTAAPAEELPPVEEVLVISVISRHEGGFKGPALLQNILESGLRFGEMDIFHRHESMAGNGEVLFSMANAVKPGIFDLDDIDHFSTRAVSFFLGLPGPRHPKQAFDIMVAAARKLSQELDGELKDDQRSVLTAQTIEHYRQRIVEFERRALTQKR; translated from the coding sequence ATGGAAATCGGTCTGCGCGAGTGGCTGATCGTCATCGGCATCATTGTCATTGCCGGTATTCTTTTCGATGGCTGGCGCCGCATGCGCGGCGGCAAGGGAAAATTGAAATTCAGGCTCGACCGCAGCCTGTCCAACCTGCCGGATGAAGAGCCAGGCGCCGAAGTGCTTGGCCCATCGCGGGTGCTGGACGACCACGTGGAGCCCAAGCTTGACGAACACGACTTGCCGTCGATGAGCGCGCCTGCCCGCGAGCCCAAGCGCGGCAAGAAAGACAAGCACGCGGAGCCGAGCAAGGGCGACATGAACCTCAAGCTCGACCTGGACGAGCCGAGCCTGTTCACGGGCCGCGATGACGATTTTGCCGACGACGCCAAGGCACCGTCCTTCAATTCGGCCGGCACCGCAGCGCCCGCCGAAGAGTTGCCACCGGTGGAAGAAGTGTTGGTGATTAGCGTGATCTCGCGCCACGAAGGCGGCTTCAAGGGCCCGGCACTGTTGCAGAACATTTTGGAAAGCGGCCTGCGTTTTGGCGAGATGGACATCTTCCACCGTCACGAAAGCATGGCTGGCAACGGCGAAGTACTGTTCTCCATGGCCAACGCCGTGAAGCCTGGCATTTTCGACCTGGACGACATTGACCACTTCAGCACCCGTGCGGTCAGCTTCTTCCTCGGCCTGCCGGGCCCGCGCCACCCCAAACAGGCGTTCGACATCATGGTGGCGGCGGCGCGCAAGCTGTCCCAGGAGCTCGATGGCGAGCTCAAGGATGACCAGCGCAGCGTACTGACCGCGCAAACCATTGAGCATTACCGCCAGCGTATCGTTGAATTCGAGCGCCGGGCACTGACCCAGAAGCGCTGA